A window of Rhododendron vialii isolate Sample 1 chromosome 11a, ASM3025357v1 contains these coding sequences:
- the LOC131308218 gene encoding splicing factor-like protein 1 — MDSLAPNPPLPSSTSPYESPQPLYSQTLAPSPPPLPLDQSPPSDPTPPQPPPETIYPPNHTPPQSQTLEASPNLSNSNLNGDDSTGRRRRRSRWDPPSDSGGEKKRKSRWAEDEQKPAVAFQLPDFMKDFAGGMDMDPEIQPLNARLQEISRILQSGVQLDDRPEGGRSPSPEPIYDNFGIRINTREFRARERLNRERQEIISQIIKRNPTFKPPADYRPPKLNKKLYIPMKEYPGYNFIGLIIGPRGNTQKRMEKETGAKIVIRGKGSIKEGRIGQKRDLKFDPAENEDLHVLVEADTQEALDAAAGMVEKLLHPVDEGLNEHKRQQLRELAALNGTIRDDEFCRLCGEAGHRQFACPSRMSTFKSDVLCKICGDGGHPTIDCPMKGGTVGKKMDDEYQSFLAELGGTGPEALTKQNPTLSIMGSNGSVTNPPWASTIGGGTGNTSRPGLGCIVNTTDKEIDDANLYIGYLPSTLDDDALIRLFSPFGDIVMAKVIKDRNTGLSKGYGFVKYSDVAQANQAITSMNGYRLEGRVIAVRVAGKPPQPVVPPGPPAPPMSSYPPPNQSVGGYPSQQNTSGGPLAGMPSGGYVGAPVPWGPHAPPPCAPYTHPFGGQNNYAPVQGPPMPPYGVPYPPPPQPAVSGAPSQSMLSSEPTSYPPGVQSQNNGSADSAKSGPNNVYGNAMTGMLPNYQAWYHPFSLGYPSYYAAAPPPPPASHSTAEQQNFASGPWASNPPAPPSVSPAEKNQPASHGADPEYEKFIAEMK, encoded by the coding sequence ATGGATTCTTTGGCACCAAACCCTCCTCTTCCCTCCTCAACCTCGCCTTATGAATCTCCACAACCTCTCTACTCACAAACCCTagctccctctcctcctcctcttccactCGATCAATCACCGCCGTCCGATCCAACCCCTCCTCAACCTCCACCTGAAACCATATATCCACCAAATCACACCCCTCCCCAATCCCAAACCCTAGAAGCCTCACCCAATCTCTCAAATTCTAATTTAAACGGGGACGACTCGACAGGCCGGAGGCGGCGGCGGAGCCGCTGGGACCCTCCGTCCGACAGCGGCGGCGAGAAAAAGAGGAAGTCGAGGTGGGCGGAAGACGAGCAGAAGCCGGCGGTGGCGTTCCAGTTGCCGGATTTCATGAAGGATTTCGCCGGAGGTATGGATATGGACCCTGAAATTCAACCCCTTAATGCTAGGTTACAAGAAATTAGTCGAATTTTGCAGTCTGGTGTCCAACTAGATGACCGGCCAGAAGGCGGTAGGTCGCCTTCTCCCGAACCTATTTACGATAATTTCGGGATTCGGATAAACACTAGAGAGTTTCGTGCCCGCGAAAGGCTTAACAGGGAGAGACAAGAGATAATTTCACAGATTATAAAACGAAACCCTACTTTCAAGCCTCCTGCGGATTATAGGCCACCCAAGCTGAATAAGAAGCTTTATATACCCATGAAAGAGTACCCAGGGTATAATTTTATTGGACTTATAATTGGGCCGAGAGGGAATACGCAGAAGAGGATGGAGAAGGAGACTGGAGCGAAAATCGTGATTCGGGGTAAAGGGTCGATCAAGGAAGGTAGGATTGGGCAAAAGCGGGACTTGAAGTTTGATCCGGCGGAGAATGAGGACTTGCATGTTTTGGTTGAGGCTGACACGCAGGAGGCGCTTGATGCTGCGGCGGGTATGGTAGAGAAGCTTCTGCACCCAGTGGACGAAGGGTTGAACGAGCATAAGAGGCAGCAGCTTAGGGAACTTGCTGCTTTGAATGGGACAATAAGAGATGACGAGTTTTGTAGGTTATGCGGTGAGGCTGGTCATCGGCAGTTTGCCTGCCCCTCCCGTATGTCTACTTTTAAGAGTGACGTTTTGTGCAAGATTTGCGGTGATGGTGGTCATCCAACTATTGATTGTCCTATGAAGGGTGGAACTGTGGGGAAGAAAATGGACGATGAGTACCAGAGCTTCTTGGCAGAATTAGGTGGGACAGGCCCGGAAGCTCTTACCAAGCAAAACCCAACATTGTCTATTATGGGTTCCAATGGATCAGTAACCAATCCCCCTTGGGCAAGCACCATTGGTGGAGGCACTGGGAATACATCACGTCCGGGATTGGGTTGCATTGTAAATACAACAGATAAAGAAATTGATGATGCAAATTTGTACATTGGATACTTGCCATCTACGCTTGATGATGATGCTCTCATTAGATTGTTTTCGCCTTTCGGGGACATAGTAATGGCCAAGGTTATTAAGGATCGGAATACTGGTTTGAGTAAAGGTTATGGATTTGTGAAGTATTCAGATGTTGCTCAAGCCAATCAAGCCATTACTAGCATGAATGGTTATCGTCTAGAGGGAAGAGTAATAGCAGTTAGGGTTGCTGGTAAGCCACCCCAACCTGTTGTGCCCCCTGGGCCTCCTGCTCCACCAATGTCCTCTTACCCCCCTCCCAATCAGTCCGTTGGTGGATACCCCTCCCAGCAGAATACATCAGGTGGGCCCCTTGCGGGTATGCCATCAGGAGGCTACGTAGGTGCCCCTGTTCCTTGGGGACCACATGCTCCCCCTCCTTGTGCTCCTTATACCCATCCCTTTGGTGGGCAGAACAATTACGCACCTGTTCAAGGTCCACCTATGCCTCCTTATGGGGTGCCGTATCCCCCACCGCCTCAACCTGCAGTTTCTGGTGCTCCATCTCAAAGTATGCTTTCAAGCGAACCCACAAGCTACCCCCCTGGGGTGCAATCACAGAATAATGGGTCAGCAGATTCTGCAAAATCTGGACCTAATAATGTTTATGGAAATGCAATGACTGGGATGCTACCAAACTATCAAGCTTGGTATCATCCATTTTCCTTGGGTTATCCTTCTTACTATGCTgcagctcctcctcctccacctgcGTCTCATTCAACAGCAGAACAACAGAACTTTGCAAGTGGGCCATGGGCTTCTAACCCACCTGCTCCACCATCAGTTTCACCTGCAGAGAAAAATCAGCCAGCAAGTCATGGTGCGGATCCTGAGTATGAGAAGTTCATTGCTGAGATGAAATAA